The DNA sequence ctttgtcgtTTGGCCATGCGGCCCTTTGAGCAATGGGTTTCGGGTGTTGTGTACAGTGTTGGTGTCGCTTCCACGCCATGATGGCCTGGTCTATAGGTCTGGTAGTGGTAGCGAAGGAGGGCACAGGCTCAATATCAAGCTCAAGGTCGAAGGCAAATGGCCAAAGGAAAAGGCTAAAGGCGTCTTTGTTTGGGAATTGGGAATTGGCTGATGTTGTCTGTGTCAGTGCTTACTCTTCCCTTCCTTTGACCTTGACGGCCCCATGGTGCGGTTGTGTCATCTCGTCCTTTTCTAAGACTTCTAGTTTTCTGTTCTACTACAATAGTTGTAGTATTCATTTTCgattctgttctgttctctTGTCTTTTCTTATGATCACCATCTCGCGGGAATTGGTTTGAATGAAATCAGCTTGGTAGAGTTGACAAAGTAGCCTGTGATTTTGTTTAGTGTCGTCTTGTGCTTAACTCAAGCTTTTGTACTAGTACTATAGTCGGCGCTGCAAACTCGGGGATCATGAGATTTTGGAAGTAAAGTACGTTACTGCACAGTTACAGCGCAATATGTACGTAAACAGAAAACCTGATGATAAGCGATTTTGGCCTTGATAAAGGTTCCATAAATTAAAAAATGAAGTTGTGATGTTATGTAAGTGCATCAGTAAAGTGTTCAGGAACTCGACAAGGGTGTTATTTCCGGAGGTGTACCTGACCCTGACTgaacgcgacgcgtcgacCCACGGCCTCCCCAGCCTCGTCGCTCGACGCACACCCAATTCACAGTCGCGGTGCAAGGCGTCGTGAACACGGTGTGACTGTACCTACACGTCCTCGAAGCGATTAGAGCGCTGCGCTGGGCTACATGTCGTGAGAAACCCTAACGCTGATAGAGCCTATAGCTGCGCTAATCTGTGGAGCGTGTCCCATCTGAAGTTGTCAACAGTCAAAAACGCCGGAGTATCATTATTCGGAGGCACCAATCTTCGGTGTTAGAGATAAGTATATCAACAAGGGAGCATTCTAGCTGTCACTTTTGCGTTGTCGGGGTGTGATGGAATCCGACTTGGGGGGAAAAGGCTCGATATGTGGATGTATATATGCGCGGTGTTTATATTGTGTGCGGggtgtgttgtgttgtgtttcCCTGTTCCTGCTCGCTTTCTCCTTGCCTTCTCCCCACCTTTGATAGAAGAATATCACCCTTTAAGCAAGCAAGCAATCAAGCCGTTTCGCTCGTGAATTTCAAGGATGTCGAACGATGAGACTACCCCGCTGCTGAACAAGATGCAGTCTGACGCGGTGGAGAACTTGAAAGGCGATATCCGCACGTACCCGCCTGAGCATGAGGGCGGGTATAGGACCCTTGTTTTGTTGTTTGATGGAACGGGGGATACGTGAGCTTTCAATTTGCTTTTTTGCCTTCAACGATATTTGCCTGCTGATGTTTGAtggttttttcttctttgcaatGTGAAGAGACGATGGTGATGTGCGTCTGAATAACCACGAATCAATGTTTTTGTTGATATCTTAATATGGAATTCGGTAGATTTCTAATGTTATTGCATTGAGAAATATGCTTCATCCGAGGAACGACCCCAAGAAGCAGTTGGTGTATTATcaggtgtgtgtgtgaagTTGCTTCAACGTGCTCCAGTGATCTCCGGCGCTTACAACCCGATCGCGCCTTTGGCGTATTTTTCTTTCGTTTGTTTGATAGACTGGAATCGGGACGTACAATCCACACTTCCCAGGGTTGAAAGTTAAGGTTCCACTCGTTAGCGACGTGTCCAGGGTGAGTTTCGCGTTCCTTCGCTTCTGAGTTCTCGGGAAACATTGACTGACGTGAATATATCAATTGATAGACGTTGGACAGTGCTATTGCTTGGAGTTTGGATTATCATGTTGTAGGTGGGTGACTTATCCGCGGTCTAGTGCATCTGCTGCGGTTCACTGATGCGATATTTGGTGTAGAGGCCTACCAGTGGCTCATTGATAATTGTATGCGTCTTCTTTGTGTCTTTTGAGAGGCGAAACATTGAGGCAAGCAATGTTGGCAGACCAGGAAAATGATAAGATTTGCCTGTTTGGTGAGCATTGCTCGACCGCGGCCAAGTTAACATGACGCTTACACCTTTCAAGGTTTCTCCCGGGGTGCATACACCGCTAGAGCGCAAGTGGACTCGTAGTGGCCGTTATTGTGGACGCTAATGGTTGTGTTATTAGTGTCAGCGCGATGATCAACAAAGTTGGTCTGCTTCCTCAGGCCCGCAAGGATAAAGCCTGGGATGCGTACAAGTCGTTCACGAAAGAAGGCCCGGACACATGGACGGATTCCAAGGCCTTCCGCAAGGAAAACGAAAGCAGAGGTGTAATCATCGAATTCGTCGGCGTCTGGTACGTCCTTTGTCCCTTGCACGCCGACGCAGTTATAATGCTAAAACGCTGTGGTGTAGGGATACGGTGAACTCGGTCGGCACGGTCAGCGCGCGGAAGCTCCCGTTCACTGCGAGCAATGGCTCTGTGCGCACGTTTAGGCATGCGGTTGCTCTTGATGAGCATCGCTCGCGATTCCGCTCTAATATGTGGAATCCTCCCAAGACGGATCCGAAGAAGCAGCCGTGGCCCTTGGTAACTGATGTTGACCAGGTCTGGTTTGCTGGTGCTCATTGTGGTATGTGTGATAAATTTTGGTTTTTCTTCGATTATATATTGAACGATGTTTGGTACCGGTAGACGTCGGAGGAGGATCTGGTATGTTATTTGCTGCGTGATGTTGTTGGAGAAGATTCTGATGCAAATATTGTCGCTTCAGTTCCCAATGGTACTCGCCCTAACTTGGCGCACATCGCTCTGAGGTGGATGGTCCGCGAATGCTTTAAAACGAAGAATGGCATGACATTCGATCCAGCGGAGATTAGATCCATTGGAATTAACCCAGACATGCTCTACCCCAAGGTGGTGGAGCGCCCTGCTGCCCTCGAGCCCACACCAGACTTGAAGCCGTCGACAGACACCATCAAAAAACCGGGCGTCATCCAGAGCGCTGGGTCGTGGCTCAAAAGCTGGTTCGTCACCCCTCCCGAACCTGAGAAGCCAGACTATAGCGTGTACGAGACCTACAGCGAGGAGAAGCTCGACCTCATCGACGCGCTCGCGCCGATATACGACCAGCTCATTGTCAACAAGGCAAAGTGGTGGCTTCTGGAGAATACGTGGTTGAAGGGGTACTCCCCACAGGAGAAACGCGATGTATGGCGAAGGAACTTGGGACGTGGGCGCACGATTCTCCCGCCTGTTGATGCTGAGCTCACGGACCCGGTGAAGGCGAAAGCGAAGCATCAGGTCCCTCTGGATCCACGATGGGCGAAGCTTCGTGTTCATAGGACGGTACGCACGCGTATGGCGTGTGCAGGGGATGATAAGAATCCGCCGTATATTCCGAAAGCGCTTATGAATGGAGAAACTACGTTGGATAAGTTGGATCCTGAGCTGATTCAATGGGTGGATTAAATTGATTTCTGAACAAATGCACGTTCTTCTGGTTTGGATTTTTCTGTACTTTATAATTATCACTATTTACTTACATAGGAACACTACATGCTTTGAACGCCTAATATGGCACTAGCCCCTGTCGAAGCGCGACTGCATCACGTGAACCTTGAAATCAACATGACAGCCTGTGCAAACCGTCTTAGAGTTCTAACTTCCATCGACTTTGACTTCGGACTCATCTTGCAGTCCTTTATATCGATTCAAGCGCAACTGAGAGCGTTCCGCAactttttttgaaaagtcaCGGTATTGTGGCGTTTTCAAGACGAGCCTAGTAAAGATACGGTGAAAGTGAATGTCGAACTTTCAATTTTTAAAGCTGTCCGAAGACTAACGTACGTATACCGGACATTCGCTAGGAGGGTTCACTTTGTTTGAATTGAGACTTACTCTGCCAGTATGTTCTGAAGTTGTCTGTTTTTCTCAGATAGAATGTTCTGATCCTCAGGTTACCGAAGTCTGTCATTGGCCATACTTAGCTCTCTAAAGTTATCAGGTCTACCAAAACGCCGGAATGCTGTTCAGAGGCGCCATCAGTTGTGAATCGTTGGGCTGGGTGTAAGAAAAAACATCTACAAGGAAGCATTCTAGCTGTCACTTTATGTGTAGAGGTGTGATGGAATCCAACGTGGGGGAAAGGTTCGATATGTATATAATCCGCGCAGGGTGTGCTGTATTCCCTGTTCCTGCCGCGTTCACCCCTCTTTTGctaaaagaagaaaagaagagataTACCCTTCAAGTAATCCACTCGTTCGCGCAGAATGTCGAACGATGAGACCACCCCGCTGTTGAACAAGATGAAGTCAGACTCGGCGGATAATTTGAGGGGCAATATCCGCACGTACCCACCTGCGTCCGAGGACGGGCACAGGACCCTTGTTTTGTTGTTCGATGGAACGGGCGATACGTGagcttttttctctcttctcgCGGCGAGTTGCGCGTTAatgcttgattttttttgctctctGTGAAGTGATAATGACAATGATGTACGTAGAGGCTTGATTTATGAATAGTAACGAAACGACGTATTTGTTAATATTTTGAAATGGATTTTCGTAGATCTCCAATGTTATTGCGTTGAAAAATATGCTCCATCCGTTGGAGGACCACAAGAAGCAGCTGGTGTACTACCAGGTGTGTGAAGTTGCACATCCATCATGCTGTTCTGATTGCCCGGCGCTTATGAACTTACCGCGTATTTTCGCGTTTCTCATTTAATAGACAGGTATCGGGACGTATGACGCGTACATCCCTTGCTTGACCATCAAGATTCCATTCATTGGCGAGCTGTCTAGGGTGTGTTTGCGTTCACGTTCCTCAGCTTCTGAAACCTCGGCTGATGCCATTTTTTGTGGATGGATTAATAGTTACTGGACAGCGCTATAGCTTGGAGTTTGTCTTATCATGTTGTAGGTGGGGTGAATTTCCGCGGTCTAGTTTATCTGCGTACTGCTGACGGGATACTTGGTGTAGAGGCTTACCAATGGCTTATTGATCATTGTATGAATATCTATGCGCCATTTGCGAGTCGAGTTATTGACCCATCTTACGTTTGCAGACCAGGAAAATGATAAGGTTTGCCTGTTTGGTGAGCACTGTGCAATCTACGCCACTTGGATTTGGCGGGTATTTAACATGATCTTTACCCTTTCTTTCAAGGTTTCTCCCGGGGTGCATACACCGCTAGAGCGTAAGTAGACTCGTAGTGAACATTGTTGTCGAAGTTAATAATATTACACTTTATAGTGTCAGTGCGATGATCAATAAAGTCGGTCTGCTTCCTCGGGCCCTCAAGGACAAAGCCAAGGATGCATATAATTCGTTTGCGAGACAAGGCTGTGGTAAATGGAAGGATTCCGAGGCCTTCCGCAAGGAGAACGCTTGCAGAGATGTTATCATGGAATTTGTTGGCGTCTGGTTTGTCCTTTTTGATATCAGCCTTTTGTAAAGACGGTTATAATCTAATGCTATAGTGCAGGGATACAGTGAACTCGGTCGGCATCATCAGCGCACGGAAGCTCCCGTACACTGCGAGCAATAGCTCTGTGCGTACGTTCAGGCATGCAGTGTCATTGGATGAGCACCGTGCGCGCTTCCGCTCGAATATGTGGAACCCACCCTCAACCGATCCGAAGAAGCAGCCGTGGCCCCTGGTGACTGATGTTGACCAGGTCTGGTTTGCAGGTGCTCACTGTGGTATGTCTAATAAATTTAGTCTTTTGTTGGTTGTAATATTGAACAATTTTATGCGCGCTGATGCTGGTAGATGTCGGAGGAGGATCTGGTAAGTTGTTTTGTGCATAACGTTGTTGAAAAGATCGATGTCGATAACCTCGCTACAGTTCCCAACGGTACTCGCCCTAATCTGGCACACATACCTCTGAGATGGATGGTCCGGGAATGCTTCAAAGCAAAGACTGGGATAACGTTTGATCCAGCAGAAATTAGTGCCATTGGAATAAACCCAGACGCGCTCTACCCTGAGGTGCTGGAGCGCCCTGCTGCTCTTGAGCCCACGCCAGACTTGAAGCCGTCGACAGTCACCGTTAAAAAACCGGGTGTCGCTCAGCACGCTGGATCATGGCTCAAAAGCTGGTTTTCCACCCCTCGCGCACCCGAAACCCAAGACTACAGAGTGTACACTGAAGAACAGCTTGATCTTATGGATGCGTTGGCACCAATATACGACCAGTTGATTATCCACAAGATGAAGTGGTGGCTCTTGGAGCATATATGGCTGAAGGGCTACTCGCCGCAAGAGAAGCGCGATGTGTGGCGGAGGAACTTGGGACGTGGGCGGACGATTCT is a window from the Psilocybe cubensis strain MGC-MH-2018 chromosome 8, whole genome shotgun sequence genome containing:
- a CDS encoding hypothetical protein (Uncharacterized protein YEL023C) yields the protein MSNDETTPLLNKMQSDAVENLKGDIRTYPPEHEGGYRTLVLLFDGTGDTDDGDISNVIALRNMLHPRNDPKKQLVYYQTGIGTYNPHFPGLKVKVPLVSDVSRTLDSAIAWSLDYHVVEAYQWLIDNYQENDKICLFGFSRGAYTARAQVDSVSAMINKVGLLPQARKDKAWDAYKSFTKEGPDTWTDSKAFRKENESRGVIIEFVGVWDTVNSVGTVSARKLPFTASNGSVRTFRHAVALDEHRSRFRSNMWNPPKTDPKKQPWPLVTDVDQVWFAGAHCDVGGGSVPNGTRPNLAHIALRWMVRECFKTKNGMTFDPAEIRSIGINPDMLYPKVVERPAALEPTPDLKPSTDTIKKPGVIQSAGSWLKSWFVTPPEPEKPDYSVYETYSEEKLDLIDALAPIYDQLIVNKAKWWLLENTWLKGYSPQEKRDVWRRNLGRGRTILPPVDAELTDPVKAKAKHQVPLDPRWAKLRVHRTVRTRMACAGDDKNPPYIPKALMNGETTLDKLDPELIQWVD
- a CDS encoding hypothetical protein (Uncharacterized protein YEL023C), producing MSNDETTPLLNKMKSDSADNLRGNIRTYPPASEDGHRTLVLLFDGTGDTDNDNDISNVIALKNMLHPLEDHKKQLVYYQTGIGTYDAYIPCLTIKIPFIGELSRLLDSAIAWSLSYHVVGGVNFRGLVYLRTADGILGVEAYQWLIDHYQENDKVCLFGFSRGAYTARAVSAMINKVGLLPRALKDKAKDAYNSFARQGCGKWKDSEAFRKENACRDVIMEFVGVWDTVNSVGIISARKLPYTASNSSVRTFRHAVSLDEHRARFRSNMWNPPSTDPKKQPWPLVTDVDQVWFAGAHCDVGGGSVPNGTRPNLAHIPLRWMVRECFKAKTGITFDPAEISAIGINPDALYPEVLERPAALEPTPDLKPSTVTVKKPGVAQHAGSWLKSWFSTPRAPETQDYRVYTEEQLDLMDALAPIYDQLIIHKMKWWLLEHIWLKGYSPQEKRDVWRRNLGRGRTILPPVDADLTDPVKAKAKHQVPLDPRWAKLRVHRTVRTRMACVGDDKHPPYIPKALMNGETTLDKLEPALIQWVD